Below is a genomic region from Pseudazoarcus pumilus.
GTTGCCACGCGGCCCTGGCTGTTGCGGGCGACGACATAGTCTTCGATGTCGGGGCGGTGGCGACGCGAATAGGCAATGCCGGCCAGCGCGAAGCACGCGGAGAAGGCCGCGAGCCACAGCAGGGTGGTTGTCGGATCGAACATGGGGACTCCGTGCGCGGCCGCCGGATGCGGGCGCGAGCGGCGCAGGGTAGGCAGGTGCTTACACCCTTGTCAAACGCGTCGCGGGCGATGTGCTATGGTCGGCGCACACACCGCCGCGCGTCGGCGGCGACATTTTCAGCAGGGTGATGGGCAAGGCCGCCGAGGCTCGTCGCGGCCGTTCGTCATCGTCCTGCCAGCGGAGAATCCGAGATGCAGCAGACCCACCCCTCGCCGGCTCTTTCCGACCAGATCGTGCTCGTCACCGGTGGCGCGCGCGGGCTGGGCGAGCACATCGTGCGCGCCTTCCTGCGCGAGGGCGCACGCGTGGTCATCAACTACCTGACCAGCGAGAAGCGCGCCGTGGCGATCGTCGAGGAATTCCCCGAGACCGCCTTCGCCGCGCAGGCCGACGTGTGCGACCCGGCCATGGTGCAGGCCATGTTCGACCGCGCGCAGACGCATTTCGATGCGCCGGTCACCACCGTGGTCAACAATGCGCTGCCGGATTTCACTTTCAATGGCGATGCGCGCGAGAAGGCCTATGATCTGCGCTGGGAGAGCGTCGCGCAGCAGCTGGAAGGCGCGGTGCGCGGCGCACTCAATACCACGCAGACCGCGCTGCCCGGCATGCGTCAGGCCGGCTTCGGGCGCATCGTCAACATCGGCACCAATCTGTTTCAGAACCCGGTCGTGCCCTATCACGACTACACGGCCGCCAAGGCCGCGCTGCTGTCGATGACGCGCACGCTGGCGCAGGACCTGGGGCCCGAGGGCATCACCGTCAACATGGTTTCGGGCGGGTTGCTGCGCACCACCGACTCGTCGGCCGCCACGCCCGAGGCGGTGTTCGACCTGGTCGCCGCGCACACGCCGCTGCGCCGGGTGACCACACCGGCCGAGTTCGCCGACGCGATCCTGTTCTTCGCCTCGCCGTGGGCGCGCGCCGTGACGGGGCAGAATCTGGTGG
It encodes:
- a CDS encoding 3-oxoacyl-ACP reductase, translating into MQQTHPSPALSDQIVLVTGGARGLGEHIVRAFLREGARVVINYLTSEKRAVAIVEEFPETAFAAQADVCDPAMVQAMFDRAQTHFDAPVTTVVNNALPDFTFNGDAREKAYDLRWESVAQQLEGAVRGALNTTQTALPGMRQAGFGRIVNIGTNLFQNPVVPYHDYTAAKAALLSMTRTLAQDLGPEGITVNMVSGGLLRTTDSSAATPEAVFDLVAAHTPLRRVTTPAEFADAILFFASPWARAVTGQNLVVDGGLVKD